The sequence below is a genomic window from Lolium perenne isolate Kyuss_39 chromosome 4, Kyuss_2.0, whole genome shotgun sequence.
CAACACAATTGAAAAAGGAAGATAACCAACTCACAAAGTTTGGCATATTATTAAGATGAGCCAACTCCTTTTTCCTCCCTCGGTCAACTAATCTGGCTCAACTATGGCCTTCAGCTATTCAAAATCAACCAGTAACTGTTTGTCTGTTTCTTTCACCTGTTTCTTAGCGCTGACATGTGCTTTGGTACGTGGAAACCTTTTAGGCACATGGAAAAAAAGTAGTACTGATTGACCTTAAAACTTTGAGAAACACACATGCTCTGGCATATTACTAGAGAAAACCAGGAAAGTTTAGAATGCGTGAAACATATATTTAtgtggggggtgggggggggggggggggggggcaggggCTTATAGCAATTCTGCATTCTTATGCTAGATGCAATTACATTTACATGTGTGCAGATATGTAATTTACAGAAATTATGATTTAATAAAGTGTTTTGGAACTAAATCTGAATACATGATTGGTCATCTGAAACCAATTATTAATAATTACGATTTGTTTGCTTTCTGGTCTATTTTTGGTTGTATTGATGCACAAGAATTTTGCTATCTAGTTCATAACAGTTAATGCCATCGTTTAAAAAAAAATCTTGGTGATTCTTTTGGCAGTTCTGTTCAGATCTAACCAACATTTCCTCTTCCACAGGCTTCTACTGCTGCCCTTTTCCTACTTCTGACACTTGTTACAAGTGCTTTGCACTCTAGCGTTCCCCATCCTGCTTATGCATCAGCCCAACCAGCAATCAAATCTGGTGGATTCCTGTCGTTAGAGTTATTAAGCAGTGGCTGGGCTGGTTTCTTCGCGGGATGCTTACATACCTTATCTGGGCCTGACCATCTTGTTGCGTTGGCGCCATTATCGATTGGGAGATCAACACTGGAGAGTGGACTAGTCGGTGCGCTTTGGGGTTGCGGTCATGATGCTGGACAAATTATGTTCGGACTGCTCTTCTTGTTACTGAAGGATCGTCTGCACATCGAGGTTCTCCGTATATGGGGAACAAGAGTTGTAGGCCTGACCCTTCTTATGATAGGCGCTACGGGCATCCGAGAAGCTTCAGAGGTCCAAGAGTCTGGGCTAATTCTGGAGGGTGTGGACAGCACCATGAGTGGCGGTGAGCCTTTGCAGCAGGCCCCTGCTGCCCCCCGGAAGAAGAAAGTTGGGTTCACAACATTTGCCACCGGAGTTGTCCATGGTCTCCAGCCAGATGCTCTGCTCATGGTCCTCCCTGCGCTGGCTCTACCTTCACGATTTGCTGGTGCAGCGTATCTTGGCATGTTTTTGGTTGGGACTGTATTTTCGATGGGTAGTTACACGGCTTTTGTAGGTTCTTGTAGCGAGGCTTTGAAAGATAGGGTTCCCAAGATAACAGAGAAGCTGACCTGGGCTGCTTCCCTTTTAGCTGTATGCATGGGGTTAGCTCTTCTAGTTGGGCAGTTCTTTGGGTTCACTCTATATTGATTGATGCGTCCGTTCTTGTAACTTGGCTAAATTGTTTTGATTTTTATTTGTTATCCTTATCGGCAGTTGAGTTCATATCAGTCATTGATTATTTGATTACATGGTTATTATTGTTCACACTGCAAAACTTTGGGTTATCTGCCTGTCTAAATGGATAGGATTTTGATCCAAACTCTGCTTGCATGGTTCTTGGGTTGCAACCCACTGTACCCTGAGCCCGTGATCCGACACCATTGATTCATAGGATGTAAAAAGTATAGGAATATGAAAATATAGGATTGGGACAGCTGTGCATTTTTGTATCCCAAGCTACACATATCCTTTTTCCAAAATAAAAATGGTATTTAAAAGTTTGGAAATCCATTTTTTTCCTAGATGTAATAATCTGTTCTTTCAACGTGCAAAAAGCAGCTCCAAATACCTTATATTTTTGTCTGTTCGAAAATGACAAAATCTAACATATTTGGGGTTTTTGAATTGTTGCACTCTTCACACTTTTAGATGTCAGACATTGTTATTTTTTTCATAGCTAAGAGTCAAAACGTATATTAAGATGGTTTTTCGCAGGTTGATAGAACACTTCAGTATCTACATCTGGGGTTATTTTTTTagtatttttaattttttaaattccATTTTTGAATTTATCAAAAAactagctttttttttttgaacagggaaAGGGGTCAAAAAGACCCCTAAGAAGCTGCATTGATAACACGTGGTGGGTACAAATTTGCATAGAGGCCCTTTACAACACTTGCTCTAAGAAACCTAGAATTTGAAGATAAGGCCTCTAACCTTACAAAAAACACCCTGGCACTAAAGAAGAAAAAGCAATCAGGTGCTTCAGAGTCTCCACCACCATGCTCGCCGGCAACCTCAAAGCGCTGAACGCCGAAGTAGAAGAGGGGATCTAAGCTCGCTACGGCCTCCACACCAGCGAGGAACCAACAACGCCGGCCACCGCGACGCcttcggggacgaaccacttgaagACGCGAGGAAGTCGAGCTCCGACGCAGGGCTCCGACAAAGGCCTCCAAAtcggaggttgaagatgaaccgcgGTGCAGTGTACACCAAACGGCGCGGAGTGGCCTCCAATGGCCCTGAATCACTTCGGCAAACATGTCCTCCGTGTATGAACTCCGCATAGAAGCAGCTTCCGACCTGCAGAAAAGTTTGGACAGGTCGCATATTCCCCTTCTTGCAGCATGGAAGAACTCGAGATAGAGCTGCTCCACttcctcgccaccacggccggccaAGGGGAGAGGCCAAGTCTCAAGCTCAGCATGCTGAAGAAAAACGCACTTGTTCCTGGGGCTCGCCTCAGCCTCCTCTGCCTCCTTCCTCCATGGAAGAGCAACAAAGAAGAGGCGCGACGGCTGCTCGCCAGCGTGCGCTGCCGAACGAGTAGCGAGCTCCAACTCCCGACCTTATTGGCGGAGATCCCAAAGCCCAAGACGCCCGCTGCGCGAGCTCTTGCCACCGCAGCCCCTGCCGGCGAGAGTCACcaagcctaggccgcgccggagcCGGCCGAGATGCTCCGACGACCTACTCCCAGACGGCACGAAGGCACACCACAAAAGCAAAAAAACTACCGCTACTTGTACTATGTACAGGAGGAGGAGCCAACCACCTAGTCCATCCCCTCGCCGGCCAGCCAAGCCGCCGGAAAGAAGGAAGGAAAGGGGCGGCGGAGAGGTGCTGGAAACGACTCTCAACGGGAGGATAAGGTTGGACCGTGGGAGGAAAGACTAGAGATGCTCTTCATCAAAAAACTAGCTATGTGGCTACACTTGTGGTTAAGGGGCCGAGATTCGAGGGCCGAGATTCGATCATGCCAAAAAACGGAATCATACTCATGGTGTTCAAGAGGTCGAGGTGAACGCGCCAAGAAACATGATGGGAATTCCACCTAGAGGAAAACTCCGAACACAGCCTGCGACTGAGAAATTCCCACTTGTCTCGAAAGAGAGGACTTCTACCAAGAGAAAGCCCTGAGAGCCCATGGAAAACGTCCGGTTGGCACCGGTGTGGGAGCCGGTCTGTGCCGGACAAGCCGGTGAGGCAGCCGGCGCCACCGGGCCAAACATGAAAAAATGGTTTAAAAACCATGATAACTTTCGCGTATGGACtctgatttcgatgatcttgggcttgttgaaatcagaacaacaagccctacaactttatgcatagaaacatcattgtacacccacggagTAAAAACCACAAGATGAATGTTTTGACTTATCTATAAAAGAGACACCGGTAAAATCTCCAAGCTCGAAAACGCAATCGAAGATGCatatggattccgttttcgatgaacttgggcttgttgtgaagctagcaacaagctcaagaacctcacatagagaaatagCTTCACAACAAgcccaagaacctcacatagagaaatagCAAGAAGCAATAAGATTTATTGAACGCAAAGCTTGTAAAGGGCTGatgtccctaagacgatgtgatcaagttacccaactgaaagcctctcttgatagtgcggctatctattctataatccggtctcccaacaaccaccttgagaccggtaaaaggaaaacctagcaaggccatacctttgccttgcgcatcccgcttgatctcgatgataactcttcaagctccactcaagccggaatgccttacttgatcattgttacttcgtgaagactcacaaatgctccccatacaccatgatgggaaagcttcattgatgcacatcttcacatgtccattatcaccaaatgaacGGCaaacttcaagcatatgatcctcttgagatgctcatcttgaacttgcccaactcaacgttcatgacgatcaccacttgacgtcatcctctcatgggctatatgagatctcacttttgatgcatgcccatgaaaagatacctaacccacatagacaacacaagggaacatatatgatgggttagttcataaagcataattgacacggaataccataccacatgacttctcgtggcacattcttcatgcttcatgtgttgaccaatcttgaatatattcttcactctttgtattggtcaaccttgtatcttctcatgttcTATCATATTATCTTGAGATGTATAAAtaattcttcatttgtttgcatgctctaaatcttagtcaaccatagctcaactcataagactatcatgacaccgacttagagccataacttgaattcttcacttggaatcaagcactcaagatcttgatcattcattgcttatcacataagctagagcatggctaatattgagctccacataagaactccttctttatttcttcttcttgatcatatcacatatatgtcttcaaatcgatgatcttgatgccaatactcaaggtatatcttttatctttatggcatccatacttgaatccaacacatgaacttcatataaactcaatgaaaatattagtccataggggttgtcactaattaccaaaaccacacataggaacAATATACCCTTATAAGAAGAATCGTCTCCGGTCTCTATAGTACTTGGCAGTATACACACCTTCACCTGAGTAGAGGAGGATGTAGGTGAGGCGGCTGGATGCCCATATGTGCCACCGTGTAAGAAATGAGAAGTTGGCCATCCCGTGCATGATATACCTATAGTACTAGCATATAACCACACATCTAACCTTCCAGCCATGATCCAACTAGGATCGAGCGACGAAAAGGATTATGTGTTATTCCCTTCCTAATGGTGTCTGTGTTGAAGAACCTTTCGCGTAGTCTGTCTTGTTACCAATGATGCTGATTGATCATTGATGGGTATGAGTGATGTTGTGTACCTTTGGTTGCTTCACTATGGcatttattcttttctttttgtgATAATTTAGTTGTGTGCATCATCCATATATAGGATAATCTTGATATCCTGTCGCTCGAGAGGCCACCCTTCTCAATAGATTTTCCCATTTTTCTTTCTAGACTTTGAACCAGAAACCCTGGATCTGGAGGAGTGAACCGAACAAACCCTCGCGCCTGCACGTAGCCGTTCTCCCGCTGCCTGAGTAGCGGCGCACACCACCTGTTCGACGGAACACCGCCCAGAACAGAAGCGTCATCCATGGCGAGCGGGGTGGATCGCATCAGCGCCCTGCCGGAGGACGTCCTCCACCACGTGCTCCACTTCCTGCCGGCGCATGACGCGGTGCGGACGTGCGTGCTCGCCCGGCGCTGGCGCAGCGTCTGGCGGTCCGTGCCCGCCCTCCGCTTCACCGGCACCAAGGGGTGGGACAGCGCCGACAGGTTCGTCCAGTTCGTCGACCACCTGCTGCACCTGCggtgcgccggcggcggcggcggcgcgcctcTGGATTCATGTGATTTCGATTTCGATGCCGACGGGTTCATGCAACTGCCCGCTAACGAGCGGCACGCCAGCCACTGGATGTGGCAAGTTGTGCCCCGTGCCCGGGTCCTCCGGCTTGGTGTCATCGAGTTTGACCAGGAACCCTCGCCGCTCTCTGATCTGCATCTGGTTTCACAGCACCTCACGAGGCTAGAGCTCGTTGGCGTCCGCGTCAACGACAGCGTCGTTGATTTTTCAGGCTGTCCGGCATTGGTGGAACTGCGAATGGATGTCTGCGATGTTTTTGTCAACCAGCTGGTGTCTCCATCGCTGAAACATCTCCACATGGCCCGCTGCTATAGTTTTGATCATGCCCGCATTCTAATTTCTCTACCGAGCCTCGTTTCGCTCGAGTTGATTGAGTGCCAAGGAAGGATTCCATTGCTCGGAAGCTTGCCGTCGTTAGAACGAGCAGTTGTGGTACTCAACGGGATCTGTAGTGATCGATGTTCAAATGACCGGTTTGATTGTTGTGGTAACTGTGATGGTTGTCGTGATTATTACGGGCCTGGTTATGACCGTGACAGCTGCATGTTTCTCAAAGGTTTGTCAGAAGCTACAGACTTGGAGTTGTCAGCTTATTCTGATGTGGTACGTTTGAAACTGCATCTCTCTCAATTCCTACTATTATTTTCCTTCCACCAATTCTCATCCAGCAGCCGCATGCCCACATCAATCATAGCAAATTACAGCTGAGTTATATATGACTCACACAAAAGGATATTTCATTTTGTATCTGAAAGATCAAAAGGTTCCTTATTTGATCCAACTCTTTTGTACTTCCCTAGATTGTTTTCAACAGGGATTTGAAGTGGTGTCCTACATTTTCCAAGTTAAAGACTTTGTCCCTCAACGACTGGTGTTTGGCTGCTGACCACAATGCATTGATTTGCTTCCTCCAACACTCACCAATTTTGGAGAAGCTTACTATTAAACTTTCTAAGGTATAGAGCTTTAAGATCGATAGCATTGTGTATTAAACTGACCAACCATGATTACTGATCGATCTATTATCTTGTATGTTAGGTACGTCCATATGTAATGGAAACAGAAGGCATATACAAACCAATGGGACAGTCAATTGCATCTGTCTGTCTTAAGATAGTTGAAATCAAATGTGTATATGTTGATAGGAGTGTTCACAAAATTCTGAAGATCCTGACTACTTATGGCATACGACTTGAGCAAATTTATATCCAACATACCAACAAAATTTCTGGATCTGGATGTGAGTTGGCACTCTTCATGCTACTTCTGTTTCTGTATTTTGTTAATATGTTGTATACATTCTAAACAAAGTAATGAAAAAAAATCTCaaactaaagaaaagaatatatcgTTAGGAATGTGCATGTATGTGGAGAAAGGCTGAAACTCCCCATATTTGATGAAGAGAGTGAAATAGAACGCAATGCATGTTTCCGACTGGCTTGCACTATCCAAAAATGAAGTACTATCAGTTTGTAGTTTTCATTTAACTATGATGGATGCAGAAATTAGTTTGTAACTTCAAATTTAGTTAGTAGAAATTAAACATCAAG
It includes:
- the LOC127296777 gene encoding chloroplast protein FOR GROWTH AND FERTILITY 2-like, with the protein product MERLISRTTAAPRIQAPGRSPLLPARRTASAAAAGTSSAAPWTAVRAQPARLLAAASPLRHDGLSAAPPADEVATAGVGPPWKLLGTLLPKASTAALFLLLTLVTSALHSSVPHPAYASAQPAIKSGGFLSLELLSSGWAGFFAGCLHTLSGPDHLVALAPLSIGRSTLESGLVGALWGCGHDAGQIMFGLLFLLLKDRLHIEVLRIWGTRVVGLTLLMIGATGIREASEVQESGLILEGVDSTMSGGEPLQQAPAAPRKKKVGFTTFATGVVHGLQPDALLMVLPALALPSRFAGAAYLGMFLVGTVFSMGSYTAFVGSCSEALKDRVPKITEKLTWAASLLAVCMGLALLVGQFFGFTLY
- the LOC127296775 gene encoding MEIOTIC F-BOX protein MOF isoform X1, whose translation is MASGVDRISALPEDVLHHVLHFLPAHDAVRTCVLARRWRSVWRSVPALRFTGTKGWDSADRFVQFVDHLLHLRCAGGGGGAPLDSCDFDFDADGFMQLPANERHASHWMWQVVPRARVLRLGVIEFDQEPSPLSDLHLVSQHLTRLELVGVRVNDSVVDFSGCPALVELRMDVCDVFVNQLVSPSLKHLHMARCYSFDHARILISLPSLVSLELIECQGRIPLLGSLPSLERAVVVLNGICSDRCSNDRFDCCGNCDGCRDYYGPGYDRDSCMFLKGLSEATDLELSAYSDVIVFNRDLKWCPTFSKLKTLSLNDWCLAADHNALICFLQHSPILEKLTIKLSKVRPYVMETEGIYKPMGQSIASVCLKIVEIKCVYVDRSVHKILKILTTYGIRLEQIYIQHTNKISGSGCFSFVCKLIVCLPLSLQVSVLSVLVSAKTRGMTSCCGATGRSHSWQLSALEERYSTTFSELFTSPCWSPTAAPRRSKAFPANGFVLQTRPLQCLFCVVRAAGGTGKVTRKRRTMQPYVLGNASD
- the LOC127296775 gene encoding MEIOTIC F-BOX protein MOF isoform X2, with the translated sequence MASGVDRISALPEDVLHHVLHFLPAHDAVRTCVLARRWRSVWRSVPALRFTGTKGWDSADRFVQFVDHLLHLRCAGGGGGAPLDSCDFDFDADGFMQLPANERHASHWMWQVVPRARVLRLGVIEFDQEPSPLSDLHLVSQHLTRLELVGVRVNDSVVDFSGCPALVELRMDVCDVFVNQLVSPSLKHLHMARCYSFDHARILISLPSLVSLELIECQGRIPLLGSLPSLERAVVVLNGICSDRCSNDRFDCCGNCDGCRDYYGPGYDRDSCMFLKGLSEATDLELSAYSDVIVFNRDLKWCPTFSKLKTLSLNDWCLAADHNALICFLQHSPILEKLTIKLSKVRPYVMETEGIYKPMGQSIASVCLKIVEIKCVYVDRSVHKILKILTTYGIRLEQIYIQHTNKISGSGCFSFVCKLIVCLPLSLQVSVLSVLVSAKTRAV
- the LOC127296775 gene encoding MEIOTIC F-BOX protein MOF isoform X3 yields the protein MASGVDRISALPEDVLHHVLHFLPAHDAVRTCVLARRWRSVWRSVPALRFTGTKGWDSADRFVQFVDHLLHLRCAGGGGGAPLDSCDFDFDADGFMQLPANERHASHWMWQVVPRARVLRLGVIEFDQEPSPLSDLHLVSQHLTRLELVGVRVNDSVVDFSGCPALVELRMDVCDVFVNQLVSPSLKHLHMARCYSFDHARILISLPSLVSLELIECQGRIPLLGSLPSLERAVVVLNGICSDRCSNDRFDCCGNCDGCRDYYGPGYDRDSCMFLKGLSEATDLELSAYSDVIVFNRDLKWCPTFSKLKTLSLNDWCLAADHNALICFLQHSPILEKLTIKLSKVRPYVMETEGIYKPMGQSIASVCLKIVEIKCVYVDRSVHKILKILTTYGIRLEQIYIQHTNKISGSGCFSFVCTGFSEN